TTATTGTTTTCTCCCAAAGCATTTTCCTCAAGGGTTTTAAGCATTTCAAGGCTCTCCTTTATGGCATTTTGTTGCTTTTCTCCAGTGTTGCAAAACACATTCCATGTACTATATGACTGCATCACaatttaacaacaacaacaaaaaaaaaagaggttaGGTAGACGTACtaataacatatttttatttacttaattatattttcaaaaagagttTAATATTATGTGATCAGTTTCACGAAGCATAACAAAAATTTCTAAGTGGGAATAAAGAAGGATGACTAAATCTAACTAAGATGAATCCTCTCCATACTCATTGGAATGGACGATGTTTTCGTTTCAATCTACATGTTTTAGTTTGATTAAGCCTGAAGTTTATGGGGCGGGGGGAGGAGTGGTTAATCTTGTACTCTTAAActaaatatgcataaaatataccaaaatattctttgtgattttaaacATATCTTGTAGAGTGTTGTAATTAATGTGTTACTTAGTATATagaaaaatgcattttttttaaaacatactAAAAAGAAAACATGATTGAATATAAAAATCCAAAGAGAATATATAGATCATGTTATTTATGTGTGCAGAATATGCAATTAGTATTCCCTCAGAGCTGTTTCTCCTAGCCTGTGTATAAACAaggatgattttttttcttgtattaaATATCcgatatattaaatttattgaTTCGATTAATTTAGATTTCAGCTAATAAACTAAAAGATTCTCACTCGTAGAATTCAAATCAGAGTCTTTAATTTAAGGATAGAGGTATCCCAATCATTTTGTACTATATTTAAATCAcataaatcaaaaaattaaaaaatatacgGATCTTAATAAGATCATACCTTTTCATCAATATATTTAACCCAAAACCGAGCCATGGCTCGGTCATATGAGTCAGTCGAAAGCAATGGATTCAGTTGCCACGTCTCGTCGATGTATTCGACGATGACCATAGACTCACAAACTGGCTTGTCACCATGGATTAGCACAGGGACTTTCTTGTGAATTGGATTGTATTTCATTAACAAAGGACTTTTTTTGGACATGTCTTCCTCTATGTACTCATAATTTATTCCCTTTAGCTTTAATGCCCAAATAACTCTGTATGTGAAAAAACTAAAAGAAGTACCTATTAATTTCACTGtttccatttttaaaaaaagatggaAAGTTGAAGAATGAAAAACTCACTTGCACTATAGCTAGTATTTATAATGTGTATTTTCTTAGGCAATATGGCAACTTGCAAGTCCCAAAATAAGTTTTATTTCACTCTCACTCTTGTCTGCGGGCTCACGGGGTGATAAAATTAGTCCACGAAAAATAATCTATTCAACAAGTTCAAGTTTGAGCAGAATAATGACTCGCTTATTTACTAGTTCAGTCTATTTTGATCTATCGAATTTAGTCCATTTAAAGATTGGagtaaaaatatattctaaatTGATCAATGAGAAatcttattaaaatattttttaaaagttagtatTAGGTAATTGAACAAATTATAAGAAATCAAAACTACGCATGAGTTAGGGTACTGGTTGAGCATTGACCCATTATTTAGCTCATTTTGATCTGACTCATGATCTTAGTTCAAGTAACATAGACAAGTTCACCAATAATAACTCATTCATTTGTTAACTCGTTCCATTTTAATCTGCTTAAATTTAATTTACCCGTTCATTTAACATCCTTGCGCATAGGGAAAACAAATTTTAGTCAATGCTTTTCATTAAGTAATTCCTTTTTATATAGTAATTTGAACGAATGTAATATTATCTGATAAGGAGTTGGAATAAAAAAATTGGCAGTTGATGATTTGGTACGTTAACTTATCATCTTAAAAGCATGTAAATGAAAAAGTCAACTGAGttttttctccaaaaaaaattaaaagatctgTAGATGAGTAATATTTTAAACTAATTATCCCTTTACTTTTAATGAATATAATGACTCTCTGAAAACTTGAAAAGGCAAATCGACTTTATTTGACTAAAACCCATTAGTTTCTTTTAACATTAATTGATCATTTTAAAAATCACTAACACgagatataaaattaattaattatatattttctcaACATCTGAATGcgtataatttattttgtagTGTTTGGTGTGAGATCATTCTTTCATTGAGAAAATACCTATAGTTTATATGTACGTGTAATATTTCGCTCCATGTTCAgcgacaaaaaaaaaaacatttcgcTAAAGGTGCAGCAacaaacatttttaaaaaatataaagttatACGTCAACAAACAGTCGTTAAATCACTTAATTTCGCTTCACTCCTAACGAAATGTCCCTTTTGATTAATTCTAAAATTGAATGGCCCTTTatggattttgaagaaaaaaattgaccctTTTGACTCCAGACTCTCTATATATAAATTACAACTCACTAGAAAGAACTGTCCTCCATAATGCACAAGTTATCGATTGGTTATAAACagatataatgaaaataatcCCTAGCATTTTTTATGGACTTCCTTACATAACTCACATTAAAATTCTCATTATCATTGCATTGTAACTATGAATGCTATAATTTTGCATTTAAACTAGTAACTTCCttaggagaagaaaaaaaattctaaccCCGCACCCCCACCCCACCACCCCAAAAGAGACAAAAATAACCTCACAAGATGAGTTAGTTCCCCATCAAAGCACATTTCTTAATATTGATCATattgttcataaatattttgcaAGTAAGAAGTTTCAAGCTACATAATGTTTTTGTTCCCAAAAAAATTTATGTTCAAGTTGTGAACAATATTCCtacaacaaacccatctaaTATCTTGAAAATTCATTGTGCTTCTAAAAATAATGATATGGGATTTCATAACATTGTTCCAAATAACCAATTTGAATAGTCATTTGGTGAGAGATATTTTGCTaacactttatttttttgttatttttagtgGGATTCAAAAGACAAATCTTTTGAAGTATTCTATATTTTTCATGGATGTATTAGAATTCACAACTTGACTCTCGGACCCATGTATGCAGATGGACAGTGTCGGATgcagaattttttttagaagatgATAGAGGAAAAAATATTGTGCATACACTTGGGATACTTAATTAACAATGGTAAATTATTCACTCTGATCCCCCATTTGTTTGGAATTGTGGTATATTAATAGGTACGTGCATTACTGTaacatttcaaatatttttcgcCAAGACTCGAACCGTTCTTCTTATGTGTGTAGATTCGAACTgaatgacttgtaattttatatacgagttaggataaattcctaagtatttgaagggtattagatgtgttttaggttcacgagggatctctaacaccaagccaagtctaaagaatttctatcggctaagttttcggatgagttcgtataagggtcaacttcaaatgaccataactttcggaatattaagatttaggtgtcccatgacctatcaaattaaaggtctttgaattTCGCCTCATTccgagttcggagtaaaaagttatgaccattttactatagactatcactgcagCGATTTCAGGCTgggtgccactatagcgctcaAAATCAGCTGTAGTAGTTTGGgctttggcgcggcgcgccactatagtgccTGTAGGGTCCTGGACtcgtttttcatatttttcttgagGAAGGACATTCCGGACTTTTTCCCACCCTTCCCAAACCTGAACTATTACGTTTTGAGACTAAATATTTGCCTCGTAGGggtattttcttctcattcaccCTTAGAACCTCGGAGAAAAGAGattagagagaagaagaagaagaagaactaggtTTCAAGTCattccttcaagtcttgattTTTCCTtcgaatttcaggtatgtaaggctaacacaACGTTGGACCGAGTTCTCCACGTGCTccttcatctttattgattcaagttgagttgagttggagtTTTCGAGTTCTTTGAATTGAATTCCTGAGTTATCTATTGTCTTTTGGGTTCcttgtacatatttaaaatacgtattgatgttgttcatgggttgagtatttgatttggatgcatgtttatgtcttcattcacatgaaccctaattgaagattatatttgattttgagcattgattgtacaag
This Solanum dulcamara chromosome 1, daSolDulc1.2, whole genome shotgun sequence DNA region includes the following protein-coding sequences:
- the LOC129890556 gene encoding probable glutathione S-transferase; this translates as METVKLIGTSFSFFTYRVIWALKLKGINYEYIEEDMSKKSPLLMKYNPIHKKVPVLIHGDKPVCESMVIVEYIDETWQLNPLLSTDSYDRAMARFWVKYIDEKSYSTWNVFCNTGEKQQNAIKESLEMLKTLEENALGENNKLFGGENIGLVDIAFGGFSHWMEIIEEIVGVKLLDSHNFPRLNKWIKNFKEVQAIKDNLPNHDEMFVYMKNARERMLAST